From a single Mesorhizobium shangrilense genomic region:
- a CDS encoding ABC transporter permease, with translation MIAAINGAIDDISRAMRLHRVWIALAHEDIGDQHRRTTLGPLWLLVNYVAFVGTFVFVFQPAGKDATGYAAYVSIGLLVWFYLMEVMSASVSLFQREESFIEGTTLPLFVYVMRLALQSVIRAGYAIMGCVAILVLSGTPVTSPWLWSLAGLLLILLVTPALITVFAFLGAFFPDSQFIVGNLLRVGMFFTPVFWVYNGQDGIQKYAYHWNPFTYFLEIVRLPIMNGELPAHAFTVTIIVSLAAWVIALLLLGRYRKQIVFLI, from the coding sequence ATGATTGCCGCGATAAATGGCGCCATCGACGACATCAGCAGGGCTATGAGGCTGCACCGGGTCTGGATTGCGCTTGCCCATGAGGACATCGGGGACCAGCACAGACGTACAACGCTTGGCCCGCTTTGGCTGCTGGTCAACTATGTTGCGTTCGTGGGCACGTTCGTTTTCGTATTCCAGCCGGCTGGCAAGGACGCCACGGGCTATGCGGCCTATGTCTCCATCGGGCTTCTGGTGTGGTTCTACCTGATGGAAGTGATGTCGGCGAGCGTGTCGCTGTTTCAGCGCGAAGAGAGCTTCATCGAAGGCACCACGCTGCCCTTGTTCGTGTATGTGATGCGGCTCGCACTGCAATCGGTGATTCGCGCAGGCTATGCGATCATGGGTTGTGTCGCCATTCTGGTCTTGAGCGGCACGCCAGTCACCTCCCCTTGGCTATGGTCGCTCGCAGGATTGCTCCTGATATTGCTGGTAACGCCCGCACTGATCACTGTTTTCGCGTTTCTGGGCGCCTTCTTTCCCGACAGCCAATTCATTGTCGGCAATTTATTGCGAGTGGGCATGTTCTTCACGCCCGTTTTCTGGGTGTACAACGGGCAAGATGGAATACAGAAATATGCTTATCACTGGAACCCGTTCACCTATTTTCTGGAGATCGTGCGGTTGCCGATCATGAACGGAGAATTGCCGGCTCATGCTTTCACTGTGACGATCATTGTGTCCTTGGCTGCATGGGTGATTGCATTGCTTCTGCTTGGCCGGTACCGCAAGCAGATCGTCTTCCTCATCTGA
- a CDS encoding glycosyltransferase family 2 protein: MGKLDQRIAILMGTKDGAAFIDEQLASLLAQSQPLIDLWISDDGSADGTTAIVKAWQARWPKGRLTLVDGPRQGFAANFRSMIIDPRIDADYYAFCDQDDIWEPDRLDTALRWMRTRDADMPLMFCSRTATISKSGRVIGCSPLFQRPPSFRNALVQSIAGGNTIMINRAARQLLARASVRTQFVSHDWWAYLIVTASGGVVHYDPRPLVRYRQHERNLVGANVSWKARISRLGRLLKGEFASWTDDNLSGLAVNRDLLAADSAVCLDLFMESRKGGPLRRLSYLRRSGVYRQTLSGTLGLYLAIIWGRV, encoded by the coding sequence GTGGGCAAACTGGATCAGCGCATCGCCATCTTGATGGGCACGAAGGACGGCGCGGCTTTCATCGATGAACAGCTCGCATCCCTGCTTGCGCAATCGCAGCCTCTCATCGATCTGTGGATTTCCGACGACGGTTCGGCGGACGGTACGACCGCCATCGTCAAGGCATGGCAAGCTCGCTGGCCTAAGGGTCGATTGACCCTGGTGGACGGCCCGCGGCAGGGCTTTGCCGCCAATTTCCGGTCGATGATCATCGATCCACGGATCGATGCCGACTACTATGCCTTTTGCGACCAGGACGACATCTGGGAGCCGGACAGGCTCGACACTGCCTTGCGTTGGATGCGGACCCGTGATGCCGATATGCCGCTTATGTTCTGCTCGCGGACCGCAACCATATCCAAGTCGGGGCGCGTCATCGGCTGTTCTCCATTGTTCCAGCGGCCTCCTTCATTTCGCAATGCCCTGGTGCAGAGCATTGCTGGCGGCAACACCATCATGATCAACCGAGCGGCACGCCAATTGCTGGCCAGGGCGTCAGTGCGAACGCAATTTGTCAGCCATGACTGGTGGGCCTATCTCATCGTGACGGCTTCCGGCGGTGTCGTTCATTACGATCCCAGGCCGCTGGTGCGTTACCGGCAGCATGAGAGGAATCTGGTCGGAGCCAACGTTTCGTGGAAGGCGCGGATCTCCAGGCTTGGGCGCCTACTGAAAGGCGAGTTCGCCAGCTGGACCGACGACAATCTCAGCGGCCTTGCCGTCAATCGCGATCTTCTTGCCGCGGATTCTGCTGTTTGCCTCGATCTGTTCATGGAATCGCGAAAAGGCGGTCCTCTCCGCCGGCTGAGCTACCTGCGCCGAAGCGGCGTCTATCGACAGACGCTATCGGGGACGCTGGGGCTTTACCTCGCAATCATCTGGGGCCGCGTCTAG
- a CDS encoding NAD-dependent epimerase/dehydratase family protein, which produces MKVLVTGATGFIGGFVVRQLREARIDVRIASRHPEQLGAGGDAARLPEPDAPAEHFLTLMKDITHVVHCAALNNDQTSATDADFRAANVALTERLAHAAAIRTSGRFIYLSSIRAVIGADFRGTIDERTVPAPQCAYGRSKREGEIMALEAYASSGRADATALRLPPVYGAGMKGNLATLMRLADTALPLPAAAFSGVRSLIAREAAAGAVLHLLTSPVPLRPVYFASDLPAIPITTIIEALRRGFGRPLRLLPIPAALMRRAASLLGKGKAWDRMTATQICDPSLLMSEGWTPEADTTGRLTEMARLAKLGQAQPL; this is translated from the coding sequence ATGAAGGTTCTGGTAACAGGCGCAACCGGCTTCATCGGCGGCTTTGTCGTTCGGCAACTGCGTGAAGCCAGGATCGACGTTCGCATCGCCTCCCGCCATCCGGAACAGCTTGGCGCTGGAGGCGATGCCGCTCGGCTGCCGGAGCCCGACGCCCCAGCCGAGCACTTTCTGACGCTCATGAAGGACATCACGCACGTCGTTCATTGCGCAGCCCTGAACAATGACCAGACTAGCGCAACGGATGCCGACTTTCGGGCCGCCAATGTCGCGTTGACCGAACGGTTGGCGCACGCGGCGGCTATCAGGACGAGCGGACGCTTCATCTACCTGTCCTCCATCCGGGCGGTGATCGGCGCCGATTTCAGAGGAACGATCGATGAGCGCACGGTCCCTGCCCCGCAATGCGCCTACGGACGCTCGAAACGAGAGGGAGAGATCATGGCGCTGGAGGCCTACGCGTCGTCAGGTCGCGCCGATGCCACGGCGCTGCGTCTGCCGCCGGTCTATGGAGCGGGCATGAAGGGAAACCTGGCTACGCTGATGCGGCTGGCCGATACCGCCCTGCCCCTGCCGGCCGCCGCCTTTTCAGGTGTCCGCTCGCTCATCGCGCGCGAGGCCGCGGCCGGGGCGGTGCTGCACTTGCTGACCAGCCCTGTCCCGCTTCGCCCGGTCTACTTCGCCAGCGATCTGCCTGCTATTCCCATCACAACCATCATCGAAGCTCTCAGGCGAGGTTTTGGGCGCCCCTTGCGCCTTTTACCTATCCCGGCCGCGCTGATGCGACGGGCGGCATCCCTGTTGGGCAAAGGCAAAGCATGGGATAGGATGACGGCGACGCAGATATGCGATCCATCCCTACTCATGTCGGAGGGTTGGACGCCGGAGGCCGATACGACCGGTCGGCTGACGGAAATGGCGCGGCTGGCCAAACTCGGGCAGGCTCAGCCCCTGTAG
- a CDS encoding sugar transferase has product MSVISSGHGGPKRAFDLAGAALLLLVTSPVLVIAVLAVRASSPGPALFSQTRVGRDGALFRCHKLRTMYLGTPSLPTHEAPANAVTSVGRVLRAYKLDELPQLCNVLKGEMSLVGPRPCLPTQTELIECRAELGVLSAPPGITGLAQIQGIDMSTPRLLAETDAEYLKTASIGSDLRILLRTIYRG; this is encoded by the coding sequence ATGTCGGTGATATCTTCCGGCCATGGCGGACCAAAGCGAGCCTTCGACCTCGCAGGGGCGGCGCTGCTGCTGCTGGTGACCTCGCCAGTCTTGGTGATTGCCGTCCTTGCTGTCAGGGCTTCTTCGCCGGGGCCGGCGCTCTTCTCGCAAACCCGGGTTGGACGCGATGGTGCGCTGTTTCGCTGCCACAAGCTCAGAACCATGTATCTGGGAACACCGTCCCTACCCACGCACGAGGCGCCGGCAAATGCGGTGACCTCGGTTGGAAGGGTCCTGCGTGCCTACAAGCTCGATGAACTGCCGCAACTCTGCAACGTCTTGAAAGGCGAGATGAGCCTGGTCGGTCCCCGTCCATGTCTGCCGACGCAGACGGAGTTGATCGAATGTCGCGCGGAGCTGGGTGTGCTATCAGCACCTCCCGGCATAACCGGCTTGGCCCAGATCCAGGGCATCGACATGTCGACCCCGAGGCTCCTTGCCGAAACCGATGCCGAATATCTGAAGACGGCTTCGATCGGATCTGACCTTCGGATTCTGCTCCGAACGATCTACAGGGGCTGA
- a CDS encoding ABC transporter ATP-binding protein: MVSIKLDNVSLAYKLHEKLTLSAPDRRVAGPGGKIGGSGRQQFVQALDGISFELKAGDRLGLVGPNGAGKTTLLKVLYGIYEPSGGSVAIKGKVDALFNINIGFRREATGRRNIVLRGLISGWTEAEIEEKIEDIIAFSELGDFIDLPFKAYSQGMAARLAFSTATALDPEILLMDEWIGAGDASFQDKAKRRMDELAEKAGIIVLASHSEALIQSVCTKRLTLNGGRVESLTNQLL, from the coding sequence ATGGTTTCTATCAAGCTGGACAACGTTAGCCTTGCTTACAAGCTGCACGAGAAGCTCACGCTTTCCGCGCCGGATCGGCGCGTGGCTGGGCCAGGCGGCAAAATTGGCGGCTCCGGCAGACAGCAGTTCGTGCAAGCTCTCGACGGCATCAGCTTCGAATTGAAGGCGGGAGACCGCCTCGGCCTGGTCGGCCCGAACGGAGCCGGCAAAACCACCCTTCTCAAGGTGCTCTATGGGATCTACGAGCCATCGGGTGGAAGCGTGGCGATCAAGGGCAAGGTCGATGCCCTGTTCAACATCAATATAGGCTTTCGCCGTGAGGCAACCGGACGCAGGAACATCGTGCTGCGTGGCCTGATCAGCGGATGGACAGAAGCCGAGATTGAAGAGAAGATCGAGGACATCATTGCCTTCAGCGAACTCGGCGACTTCATCGACCTGCCGTTCAAGGCCTACAGCCAGGGCATGGCCGCGCGCCTCGCTTTTTCAACCGCGACCGCGCTCGACCCGGAGATCCTGCTGATGGACGAGTGGATCGGCGCTGGCGACGCCTCTTTTCAGGACAAGGCCAAAAGGCGCATGGATGAACTCGCCGAAAAGGCAGGCATCATTGTCCTGGCGAGCCATAGTGAGGCTCTGATACAAAGCGTATGCACGAAAAGACTTACACTCAATGGAGGCCGGGTGGAATCACTGACGAATCAATTGCTTTGA
- the cysN gene encoding sulfate adenylyltransferase subunit CysN has translation MRHIMAKSLAPTDGVRDYLAAQEKKSLLRFLTCGSVDDGKSTLIGRLLSDTKQIFEDQLAALERDSRKHGTTGDDIDFALLVDGLEAEREQGITIDVAYRFFATPKRKFIVADTPGHEQYTRNMATGASTADLAIVLIDARQGVLRQTRRHSIIASLLGIRHVVLAINKIDLVGFDKAVFEQIVEDYRQFSHELGFQMIMPIPMSARYGDNVTSRSDKTQWYSGPTLIEHLETVSVDEAMVELPFRFPVQYVNRPNLDFRGFAGTVASGAVSQGDEIVVAKSGKSSRVKRIVSYGGDLKQAVAGQAITLVLDDEVEVSRGNMLVSPAARPQVADQFAANIVWFDEHALLPGRSYILRTETDQTSATVTDLKYRVNVNDFGHEAAKSLEMNEVGICNISTRAPIAFDNFTENRTTGAFILIDRITNATVGAGMILHSLRRAENIHWQSLDVGKRVRADMKNQRPAIFWFTGLSGSGKSTIANLFEKKLFATGRHTYILDGDNVRHGLNRDLGFTDADRVENIRRVAEVARLMADAGLIVIVSFISPFSAERRMARELMAEGEFVEVFVDTPFEECARRDPKGLYARALNGEIKNFTGVDSPYEAPEKPEIHLKTLGKSAEEMVEALELWLNERDIAEDQYDSGGGI, from the coding sequence ATGCGCCACATCATGGCCAAGAGCCTCGCCCCCACCGACGGCGTCCGCGATTATCTGGCGGCGCAGGAAAAGAAATCGTTGCTGCGTTTCCTGACCTGCGGTTCGGTAGACGACGGCAAGTCGACGCTGATCGGGCGCCTGCTTTCGGATACCAAGCAGATATTCGAGGATCAGCTCGCCGCGCTCGAGCGCGATTCGCGCAAGCATGGCACCACTGGCGACGACATCGATTTCGCGCTGCTGGTCGATGGCCTGGAGGCCGAGCGCGAGCAAGGCATCACCATCGACGTCGCCTATCGCTTCTTCGCCACGCCGAAGCGCAAGTTCATCGTTGCCGACACGCCCGGCCACGAGCAGTACACGCGTAACATGGCGACCGGCGCCTCGACAGCGGATCTGGCCATAGTGCTGATCGACGCCCGCCAGGGTGTGCTGCGCCAGACCCGGCGCCATTCGATCATCGCTTCGCTGCTTGGCATCCGCCACGTTGTTCTGGCCATCAACAAGATCGATCTCGTCGGCTTCGACAAGGCTGTCTTCGAACAGATCGTCGAGGATTACAGGCAGTTCTCGCATGAGCTCGGCTTCCAGATGATCATGCCGATACCGATGTCCGCGCGTTATGGCGATAATGTCACCAGCCGTTCCGACAAGACGCAATGGTATTCTGGCCCGACACTGATCGAGCATCTCGAAACCGTGTCGGTTGATGAAGCCATGGTTGAATTGCCGTTCCGTTTTCCGGTGCAGTATGTGAACCGCCCCAATCTCGACTTTCGCGGTTTTGCCGGCACGGTCGCCTCCGGCGCGGTTTCGCAAGGCGATGAAATCGTGGTCGCCAAATCGGGCAAGTCCTCCCGCGTCAAGCGCATCGTCTCCTATGGCGGCGACCTCAAGCAAGCGGTCGCCGGCCAGGCCATCACCCTTGTCCTGGACGACGAGGTTGAGGTGTCGCGTGGCAACATGCTGGTTTCACCGGCCGCGCGGCCGCAGGTCGCCGACCAGTTCGCCGCCAACATCGTCTGGTTTGACGAGCATGCGCTGCTGCCGGGCCGTTCCTACATCCTGCGGACGGAGACCGACCAGACCAGTGCCACCGTCACCGATCTGAAATATCGGGTCAACGTCAACGATTTTGGCCATGAGGCGGCCAAGTCGCTTGAAATGAACGAGGTCGGCATCTGCAATATCTCGACGCGGGCGCCGATCGCCTTCGACAATTTCACGGAGAACCGCACGACCGGCGCCTTCATTCTGATCGATCGCATCACCAACGCGACCGTCGGCGCCGGCATGATCCTGCATTCGCTGCGCCGCGCCGAAAACATCCACTGGCAATCGCTCGATGTCGGCAAACGCGTTCGCGCCGACATGAAAAACCAGCGGCCGGCCATATTCTGGTTCACCGGCCTTTCGGGCTCAGGCAAATCCACCATCGCCAATCTTTTCGAAAAGAAGCTCTTCGCCACTGGGCGCCACACCTACATCCTGGATGGCGACAATGTCCGCCATGGCCTCAACCGGGATCTCGGTTTCACCGATGCCGATCGCGTCGAAAACATTCGCCGCGTCGCCGAAGTTGCGCGGCTGATGGCGGATGCCGGCTTGATCGTCATCGTTTCCTTCATTTCACCGTTCAGCGCCGAGCGGCGCATGGCCCGGGAATTGATGGCCGAGGGCGAGTTCGTCGAGGTGTTCGTCGACACGCCGTTTGAAGAGTGCGCCAGGCGCGATCCGAAGGGTCTCTATGCGCGCGCGCTGAATGGCGAGATCAAGAATTTCACCGGCGTCGATTCACCTTACGAGGCCCCGGAAAAACCCGAAATCCATCTGAAAACCCTCGGCAAGTCGGCCGAAGAGATGGTAGAGGCCCTGGAACTCTGGCTGAACGAGCGCGACATTGCCGAAGACCAATACGACAGCGGCGGCGGAATCTGA
- the cysD gene encoding sulfate adenylyltransferase subunit CysD, which produces MTSVLTHLQRLEAESIHIFREVAAAFSKPVMLYSVGKDSSVLMHLAMKAFYPAKPPFPFLHVDTTWKFREMIAFRDQMAQKLGFDLLVHVNEDGVRDNINPFDHGSNTHTHVMKTVALRQALDKYGFDAAFGGARRDEEKSRAKERIFSFRNAQHVWDPKNQRPEMWKIFNTRIAAGESIRVFPLSNWTELDIWQYILQENIPIVPLYFAKERPVVERDGMLILKDDDRMQLRPGEAVENRLVRFRTLGCYPLTGAIESDADTLEAIVGEMLTARTSERQGRLIDRDEAGSMEKKKREGYF; this is translated from the coding sequence ATGACATCAGTGCTTACGCATCTTCAGCGGCTTGAAGCTGAATCCATCCACATTTTCCGCGAGGTTGCCGCGGCCTTTTCCAAGCCGGTGATGCTCTATTCGGTCGGCAAGGACTCGTCGGTGCTGATGCACCTGGCAATGAAGGCTTTTTATCCCGCCAAGCCGCCCTTTCCGTTTCTCCATGTCGACACCACTTGGAAGTTCCGGGAGATGATCGCCTTTCGTGACCAGATGGCGCAGAAGCTCGGCTTCGATCTGCTGGTCCACGTCAACGAGGATGGTGTCCGCGACAACATCAATCCGTTCGACCATGGCTCGAACACCCACACCCATGTGATGAAGACAGTGGCTCTGCGCCAGGCGCTCGACAAATACGGCTTTGACGCTGCCTTTGGCGGCGCCCGTCGCGATGAGGAAAAGTCACGCGCCAAGGAGCGCATCTTTTCCTTCCGCAACGCCCAGCATGTCTGGGACCCGAAGAATCAGCGGCCGGAGATGTGGAAGATATTCAACACGCGGATCGCGGCCGGTGAATCGATCCGGGTGTTTCCGTTGTCGAACTGGACCGAACTCGACATCTGGCAATACATCCTGCAGGAAAATATTCCGATCGTGCCGCTTTATTTCGCCAAGGAGCGGCCCGTCGTCGAACGCGATGGCATGCTTATCCTCAAGGACGACGATCGTATGCAACTGCGTCCTGGCGAGGCAGTCGAGAACCGGCTGGTGCGGTTCCGCACCCTTGGCTGCTATCCGCTGACCGGCGCGATCGAGTCCGATGCCGATACGCTTGAAGCCATCGTCGGCGAAATGCTCACCGCGCGTACCTCGGAGCGGCAAGGCCGCCTGATCGACCGCGATGAAGCAGGCTCGATGGAAAAGAAGAAGCGCGAGGGATACTTCTGA
- a CDS encoding nucleoside-diphosphate sugar epimerase/dehydratase, which translates to MDSYLKVMFGLRPDMRRAFIMVQDIVMVLIAVALSLVLSRSNLSFETLSYAGLVSWVTIALISHLLFRYCGLYNTVWRFASTPDFFNILKSCGILTLVLYAVSLTVRFFHPVAGLNERQFIVFFLVSFTIISGPRLFYRFLRDGASWRILRRRADQTPIKQALFVGRLGEADLIIRFTRTVEPAEYLIAGIMAIDHRAPLGHRIQGVPVVAVRPRLMEVLEDYANGTKSLDMLIFGNGAEREIEEYSELVRVARHSGIAVVQFSGFSELGQGGRLVLDAVEMETILRRPAVPSDIERIGAFVAGKRVLVTGGAGSIGRTLVKRSLELGAEAVLVADNSEFGIFQLSQYIDEKDHARLKVRIVDVANRQQMTRVIGEFKPSIVFHAAALKHVPLLEENWESAIQTNVFGTLVCAEVAAKCGVPQFVLVSSDKAVDPTSVLGMTKRAAEQIVSSLHETHAIGANGHRSGTRFFAVRFGNVFGSNGSVATIFQSQIEAGGPLTITDRRMTRYFMTLVEAVDLVIMSAADAAAREGKEDYAIYMLDMGKPVPILEVAETMIRMAGKSPYTDIPIRFTGIRPGEKLHETLRGENEEVVELEISKIFGLRMDVAEWPRVEAALTALQTAMKSQDKALSLAVMAGLHQPEAFPADVDHVLTAKIIGQAR; encoded by the coding sequence ATGGATTCATACCTGAAAGTCATGTTCGGACTTCGCCCGGATATGCGGCGTGCCTTCATCATGGTCCAGGACATCGTCATGGTCCTGATCGCGGTGGCGCTCAGTCTTGTGCTGTCAAGGTCGAATCTGTCGTTTGAAACGCTGTCTTATGCGGGGCTGGTGAGTTGGGTAACCATCGCGCTCATCAGCCATCTGCTGTTCAGATATTGCGGACTCTACAACACGGTCTGGCGCTTTGCTTCGACGCCAGACTTCTTCAACATCCTGAAAAGTTGCGGCATTCTCACGCTCGTCCTGTATGCCGTCTCCCTTACGGTCCGTTTTTTCCATCCTGTGGCGGGCCTCAACGAGCGTCAGTTCATCGTCTTTTTTCTCGTCTCGTTCACGATCATATCCGGGCCTAGACTTTTCTACCGGTTCCTTCGCGACGGAGCGAGCTGGAGAATCCTGCGCCGAAGGGCTGATCAGACACCGATCAAGCAGGCGCTGTTCGTTGGCCGGCTTGGCGAGGCCGACCTGATCATCCGTTTCACGCGAACGGTGGAGCCTGCTGAGTATCTCATCGCGGGCATCATGGCGATCGACCACAGGGCGCCCTTGGGCCACAGGATCCAGGGGGTTCCGGTGGTGGCGGTGCGGCCAAGGTTGATGGAAGTCCTCGAGGACTATGCAAACGGTACCAAAAGCCTCGACATGCTGATTTTCGGCAATGGCGCGGAACGGGAGATCGAGGAGTATTCGGAACTCGTGCGCGTGGCCCGGCATAGCGGCATAGCGGTTGTGCAATTCTCCGGCTTTTCCGAACTGGGGCAGGGCGGAAGGCTTGTGCTTGATGCCGTCGAGATGGAAACCATCCTGCGCCGCCCCGCGGTGCCGTCCGACATCGAACGTATCGGCGCCTTCGTCGCGGGCAAGCGGGTTCTGGTGACGGGTGGGGCCGGCTCGATCGGGCGCACCCTGGTCAAGCGGTCACTGGAACTGGGCGCCGAAGCGGTGCTGGTCGCTGACAATTCCGAGTTCGGCATCTTCCAGTTGAGCCAGTATATCGACGAGAAGGACCATGCGCGCCTCAAGGTCCGTATCGTCGACGTGGCGAACCGGCAGCAGATGACACGGGTGATCGGCGAGTTCAAACCATCCATCGTCTTTCATGCCGCCGCGCTCAAGCACGTCCCTCTGCTTGAGGAAAATTGGGAATCGGCGATCCAGACAAACGTTTTCGGAACGCTTGTCTGCGCCGAAGTGGCTGCAAAATGCGGTGTTCCACAGTTCGTGCTGGTTTCGAGCGACAAGGCGGTGGACCCGACATCCGTGCTCGGCATGACAAAGCGAGCGGCTGAGCAGATCGTCAGTTCCTTGCATGAGACGCACGCCATAGGAGCAAATGGCCACCGCTCTGGCACCAGATTCTTCGCCGTGCGGTTCGGCAACGTCTTTGGCAGCAACGGGTCGGTCGCCACTATCTTCCAGTCGCAGATCGAGGCCGGCGGTCCCCTCACCATAACGGACCGACGCATGACGCGTTACTTCATGACGCTGGTCGAAGCCGTCGATCTCGTCATCATGTCCGCGGCCGATGCAGCCGCGCGCGAGGGCAAGGAAGACTATGCCATCTACATGCTCGACATGGGCAAGCCGGTGCCGATCCTGGAAGTCGCCGAGACGATGATCCGCATGGCCGGAAAGAGCCCCTACACCGACATTCCAATCCGATTCACCGGCATCCGGCCGGGCGAGAAGTTGCATGAGACACTGCGCGGTGAAAATGAAGAGGTTGTTGAACTCGAAATATCGAAGATATTCGGCTTGAGAATGGATGTCGCCGAATGGCCAAGGGTGGAGGCAGCGCTTACCGCGCTGCAAACAGCCATGAAGAGCCAGGACAAGGCTCTGTCGCTTGCCGTGATGGCGGGCCTTCACCAGCCGGAGGCATTTCCGGCCGATGTTGATCACGTTCTCACCGCGAAAATAATTGGACAGGCCCGGTAG
- a CDS encoding O-antigen ligase family protein — translation MSRLSSIKEQFTPSLVNIYFSIVCFLSPVVGSAVSFVFNGGALWSVLLIAMKRRRFNADRPMLAMTAAVYAYCGANLLASIINNSIVRDAPHLLSLVTFLFFPISYSTWSISRKTTLVRIIIVSSICACLGALVLAIIQQYWLGIRAKGGAGNAIVFAEVACLSVMICLTCIVSGIEKLRGVVLICAVLAGSVAIIYSGSRIIWLALLMAGIAVFLINLQTLKGKNAVRLLLLLTAVAVVSAVLGFRVIIDRADFLFTDWNSLATHGDYTTALGLRVALWDIGLRAFREAPLFGHGMGAATPLMLQGFQERYGMAEGFSHFHNGFLTALVEAGILGAVTLAAIFVVAARNAAKVLRASIDPIERFGATMIVIVVITYLTAGMTGILVGHDILDSVLMIFLVSGTYLASGRTIALPETRMLPTASATP, via the coding sequence TTGAGCCGGCTTTCTTCCATAAAAGAGCAGTTCACACCTTCTCTGGTGAACATCTACTTCTCGATTGTTTGCTTCCTCTCACCCGTCGTCGGATCGGCCGTCAGTTTTGTCTTCAACGGCGGCGCTCTGTGGTCCGTTCTGCTCATCGCCATGAAGAGACGGCGATTCAATGCCGATCGCCCCATGCTCGCCATGACCGCCGCTGTATACGCCTATTGCGGGGCCAATCTCCTGGCATCCATCATCAACAACTCGATCGTCAGGGATGCGCCGCATCTCCTTTCGCTCGTTACCTTTCTGTTTTTTCCCATTTCCTATTCGACCTGGAGCATTTCGCGGAAAACCACGCTGGTCCGCATCATCATTGTGAGCAGCATCTGCGCTTGCCTTGGCGCGTTGGTGCTGGCGATCATCCAGCAGTACTGGCTCGGGATAAGGGCCAAGGGTGGGGCCGGAAACGCGATCGTGTTTGCCGAAGTCGCCTGCCTCAGCGTCATGATCTGCCTGACATGCATTGTCTCAGGCATCGAAAAGCTCAGGGGTGTTGTTCTCATCTGCGCGGTGCTGGCCGGCTCCGTCGCCATCATCTATTCCGGATCGCGCATCATCTGGCTGGCATTGTTGATGGCTGGCATTGCCGTGTTCTTGATCAACCTGCAAACACTCAAGGGCAAGAATGCCGTTCGCCTGCTGCTACTTCTGACTGCGGTCGCCGTCGTGAGCGCTGTTCTTGGATTCCGTGTCATCATTGATCGTGCGGATTTTCTGTTCACCGACTGGAATTCGCTCGCGACACACGGCGACTACACCACGGCCCTGGGATTGCGCGTTGCGCTTTGGGACATCGGACTGAGGGCGTTCCGCGAGGCGCCGCTGTTTGGACATGGAATGGGGGCGGCCACGCCACTCATGCTGCAAGGGTTCCAGGAACGATATGGGATGGCGGAAGGATTCAGCCATTTTCACAATGGGTTCCTCACCGCATTGGTGGAGGCGGGCATCCTTGGCGCGGTGACGCTAGCGGCGATCTTTGTCGTTGCCGCGCGGAATGCGGCCAAAGTCCTGCGCGCCAGCATTGACCCCATCGAGCGGTTTGGCGCCACCATGATCGTCATAGTGGTGATCACCTATCTCACCGCTGGAATGACCGGCATCCTGGTCGGTCACGACATTCTGGATTCGGTGCTGATGATCTTCCTGGTGTCGGGGACATATCTCGCATCCGGGCGCACCATTGCGCTGCCGGAAACGAGGATGCTTCCAACCGCATCAGCGACCCCATAG